From a single Sphingobacteriales bacterium genomic region:
- the rsmH gene encoding 16S rRNA (cytosine(1402)-N(4))-methyltransferase RsmH has translation MMTQTVKYHSPVLLEESIRGLNIRPDGIYIDVTFGGGGHSAEILKHLTTGKLIAFDKDEDCPAKEIHDSRFVFINHDFIYLKNFLNYLNIKEVDGILADLGVSSHQFDKAERGFSFRFDSRLDMRMDKESSLTAYDIVNTYPEEKIAEIFYLYGEIRESRKLASQICQARKEKKIETTGQLYQLISRNFPLAQQKKKATLAFQALRMAVNHELEALQILLSTAAKVLVKHGRLVVISYHSLEDRMVKNFFKTGDFKGEELSDPITGEQKQIFRVITPKAIRPSEEEVAFNSRARSAKLRIAEKI, from the coding sequence ATGATGACTCAGACAGTTAAATATCATTCACCTGTATTGTTGGAAGAGAGCATTAGAGGGCTGAACATCAGGCCGGATGGTATATATATCGATGTTACTTTCGGTGGAGGCGGACATTCGGCAGAAATCCTGAAACATTTAACTACAGGAAAGCTCATTGCTTTTGACAAAGACGAGGACTGTCCGGCAAAAGAAATACATGACAGCCGGTTTGTCTTTATCAATCATGATTTTATTTACCTGAAAAACTTCCTTAATTACCTGAATATCAAAGAAGTTGATGGAATTTTAGCCGATTTGGGAGTGTCGTCTCATCAGTTCGATAAGGCTGAAAGGGGTTTTTCCTTTCGTTTTGATTCGAGGTTGGATATGCGGATGGACAAAGAAAGCAGCCTGACCGCCTATGATATTGTGAACACCTATCCGGAAGAAAAAATAGCTGAAATCTTTTATCTTTACGGAGAAATCAGGGAATCGAGAAAGCTGGCCTCTCAGATATGTCAGGCAAGAAAGGAAAAAAAAATAGAGACTACCGGCCAGCTCTATCAACTGATTAGCAGAAACTTCCCTTTAGCTCAACAGAAAAAGAAGGCTACCCTTGCCTTTCAGGCACTCAGGATGGCAGTTAACCATGAACTGGAAGCACTTCAAATCCTGTTAAGCACAGCGGCCAAAGTCCTTGTAAAACACGGAAGGCTGGTAGTCATCAGCTATCATAGTCTGGAAGACAGAATGGTAAAAAACTTCTTTAAAACTGGCGATTTCAAGGGGGAAGAACTATCAGATCCTATTACAGGAGAACAAAAACAGATATTCAGGGTCATCACTCCGAAAGCCATCAGGCCATCAGAAGAAGAAGTTGCTTTCAACAGCAGGGCCAGAAGTGCGAAATTAAGAATTGCTGAAAAAATCTGA